The Arcanobacterium wilhelmae region TCCACCTTCATAAAACCGCTCGGCGCAAAAATCTCCGACGTAATATCGTTCCCCTCACGATCGTACGCGTTGAACGGCTGACCTGAGAACGGCGGGATCAGCATCGAGAAATCGAACTCGAGCTCATGCTTTTCACCATCGATCGTCTCGTAGAAGATCTTCCCCTCCTCCACGCGCTGCACGGCGGCAGCCACGATCGGCTCAACCCCACGCTCGCGGAACAGGGAAGACGTCCACAGCTCCGACGTCGTCTCGAAGCCGTTCTGCTTGAACGTCATGCCACCGACGCCGAAATCGCCGAGCTGGTGCTCGTTCGTGAGGTAGATGATCCGGGCCATATCGCGAAGGCCGGCCTCGCGGATCTCGTGCTCCACGTTGAACAGATATTCGAACGCGGCGCCCTGGCAGGTGCAGGTGCCGTGGCCGGTGCCGATCACGATCGTCTGCTTCTTCCCGGCACGCATCGCGTCCATCGCCTCGGCAAGGCGCTTCGCCGCCTCCACCGCATGGTCGGCGGTACAGACGGACACGGTAAAACCGTCCGGGCCGAGCCCCTCCGTGGCCGCGAAGTTCAGGCGCGGGCCGGTGGCGTTCACGAGATAGTCGAACGGGATTCGCGCAAGCTCGCCACGATTCGCAGAGCTCGTGCGCTCCACCTCGACGAAACCACGATCGCTCGCCGAATCCCCCTGCGGGTGAATCGCGAACGCCTTCGCCTGAACGTAGTTGATTTTCTTGCGCTTGTAGATCGGCGCAAGCGGGAACACCACCTTCTTATGCGGCATCTTACCCACACCAACCCAGATATTGGACGGGATCCAGTTGTAATGAGAATTCGGGGTGACGACGGTGACGTTGTGCTCCTGGCCCACCAAACGCCGCAGATGGAGAGCTGCGGTGTGGCCGGCGACGCCAGCGCCGAGGACGACGATGTCTGCCATATTCTAACCTTTGACTCGACCAGCATCCTTGCTGGTAGTTGTAGCTTTTAGGGTGACGTGTGGAGCTTGGGCTCCCCGTTCCTTCCAGCAGGAATTGTGCAATCCGGGACCCGGAAGGCGCGGTACGAAAGTCCTATCTGCTCTTGTGGCACCCATCATACCCCCATGGGTATAAAAGGCAAATCAGCTGGGTGAGGATACCCACTTCCGGAACACGACCACACAACGTGCACAAAAAACGGGCGGGCACAAAAAACTGGGCGCGCACAAAAAACTGGGCGCGCACAAAAAACTGGGCGGGCAGAAAAAACTGGGGGCTGCGACGAATCGCAGCCCCCAGCCTGTTAAGCGCTAGCTCACTTCATCTTGGTGCCGGTCGAGCCGAGGCGCTCGCAAGCCTCAACAACGCGAGCAGCCATGCCGGCTTCAGCTTCCTTGCCCCAAGCGCGCGGATCGTACTTCTTCTTGTTGCCAACCTCGCCGTCAATCTTGAGCACGCCGTCGTAGTTCTTCAGCATCCAGTCCACAACCGGGCGGGTGAACGCGTACTGCGTATCGGTATCCACGTTCATCTTGATGACGCCGTTGCGCACTGCGGTGGCGATTTCCTCAGCGGTGGAGCCGGAGCCGCCGTGCATCACGAGATCGAACGGCATCTCCTTGCCGACCTTGGCGCCAACCTCGGCCTGGATCTCGCCGAGGAGCTCCGGGCGGAGCTTCACGTGGCCCGGCTTGTAGGCGCCGTGCACGTTACCGAAGGTCAGAGCGGTGATGTAGCGGCCGTTCTCGCCCATGCCGAGAGCATCGATGGTCTTGAGGGCATCCTCAGCGGTGGTGTACAGCTTCTCGTTGATCTCGCCAACAACGCCGTCCTCTTCGCCGCCAACAGCGCCGATCTCGATCTCGAGGATGGTGTTCGCAGCCTTCGCCATAGCGAGGAGCTCCTTAGCGATCTCGAGGTTCTCCTCGAGCGGAACAGCCGAGCCGTCCCACATGTGCGACTGGAAGAACGGAAGGCGGCCAGCCTTCACTTCCTCAGCCTCGAGCTCGAGGAGCGGGCGGAGCCACGAATCGATGTTCTGCTTGGCGCAGTGATCGGTGTGAAGCGCAATGTTCACATCGTAGTTCTTGGCGATTTCCTTGGCGTATGCCACCATGGCGAGCGAACCGGCAACGCGATCCTTCACCGTGGAGCCCGACCAGTACTCGGCGCCGCCAACCGACACCTGGATGATGCCGTCCGACTCAGCGTCCGCGAAGCCCTTGATGGCTGCGGAGAGGGTCTGCGAGGACGTCACGTTGATCGCCGGGTATGCGAACTTGCCCGCCTTAGCGCGGTCGATCATCTCGTTGTAAACTTCAGGGGTTGCGATAGCCACTTGAGTGAGCTCCTTTATCGACTTTGTCTGACGCCCTCTATTATTCCACGCTTTCGCACTCTTTCCCACACCTCAAAGTCCCAGACGCCTGTTTGGCTTCCCACTCCCTCACGATCCCGACGCCGGTGCCCGGCTTGGGACCGCGCGCCTAGTCGCGTGCACAACTCAATCACTTGCGCGAGGCGTTGCGCATAGAGCAACGCCTGGCTGGATTGACGGAGTTGTGCACGGGCCCCGCCCCACGCCCGAGCCCCAATCCGCCCCACGCTCGCAACGCAGGCCAGCCCTCCACCACATCCCCGGGCGTAGACTGGCCCCACAGCCTCACACCAGCGCTGGCTGCGTGCACAACTCAATCACTTGCGCGAGGTATTGCGCATAGAGCAACGCCTCACGCGATTGACAGATTAACGCACGGACCCCAATACAAAAGGAGGCCACCATGTTTTTCGAGGACGCCCAGGAAGCCGCCCACGCACTCGCTGCGTTCCTGGAGGGCAAGCGCACGATCGTCGTCTCGGGTGCGGGAACGTCCACCGACGCCGGCCTGCCGGATTATCGCGGCACGGGCACTACCCAGGAGCCGTCAATCGACTTCAACATGTTCGTTACCGACCCGGTGTGGCGAGCGTGGGTGTGGCAGCGTAATCACGAAACGTGGCGCCAGATGTTGCGCATGCAGCCAACGCCGGCGCATCATGCGATTGCAGCGTTGGAGCGCGCGGGCCTGGTGAGCGGCAACGCCACACAGAACGTGGACGGCTTAGACCGTGCAAGCGGCCAGGACAACGTGTGGGAGTTGCACGGCTCGTTCGCCACCGTGGATTGCATCGATTGCAGCACCCGTTTCCCGCGCGAGGAGTACGGCGAACTGCTGAGCGCACTGAACCCGGGTTGGCCCGAGACGGACGAGTTACCGGTGATCTTGGCTCCCGCACGCCGCGCCGACGCCGAACGTTCAACTTTCCGCGTCGCTCCCTGCCCGCGTTGCGGCGGGATCGTGAAACCGTCGGTGGTGTTTTTCGGAGAGGGGTTGCCGAGCGAGGCGATGGATGGCGCGATGAGCGCGGCGACCGCGGCCGACGCAGTTTTGGTGGTTGGCACGTCGCTCCAGGTTTCCACAGGGATGTGGGTGATGCGTCAGGCGTGGGCGCAGGGTGGCCCGGTTGCGATCGTGAATCGCGGGGCGACGGCGGGCGATCGTTTTGCGGATCTGAGGGTCGACGCCGGGGCGAGCGAGGTGCTGGAGCGTACAGTCGAGCTTCTGGGCGCGTAGCGAGAGGTGAGCACCGAGAAATGTAAAACGCCCTGGTGAGAGCGCCGCGGAAAAACGGGGATGGGCTGGAAGCTTGTGCTTCCAGCCCATCCCCGTTATTACTCAGCTCACTCAGCTGTTCTTGCGGCGGCGAGCCACCACAACAACTGACATGCCCATCAGGCCGAGCGCTGCAGCCATGACGCCCATGGACGCCGCGTTCGAGCCGGTCATCGGCAGACCCTCATGCTTCGGGGCAGGAGTCTGCGGAGCCGGAGGCATCGAGTGCTTGCCACGCTTCGGAGGAACCGGAGCCGGGTTCGGCTTGGGCTTGTCCGGCGTCGGCGGAACCGGCGGAACCGGAGGCGTCGGCGGAACCGGAGGCGTCGGCGGAACCGGAGGCGTCGGCGGAACCGGAGGCGTCGGCGGAACCGGAGGCGTCGGCGGAACCGGAGGCGTCGGCGGAACCGGAGGCGTCGGCGGAACCGGAGGCGTCGGCGGAACCGGCGGAACCGGAGGCATCGGCGGCGTCGGCGGCGTCGGATCCTCAGGCTTCGGCTTCTCCGGATCAACCGGCGGCTTCGGATCCTCAGGCTTCGGCTTCTCCGGATCAACCGGCGGAGTCGGCGGCTTCGGATCCTCA contains the following coding sequences:
- a CDS encoding NAD(P)/FAD-dependent oxidoreductase — protein: MADIVVLGAGVAGHTAALHLRRLVGQEHNVTVVTPNSHYNWIPSNIWVGVGKMPHKKVVFPLAPIYKRKKINYVQAKAFAIHPQGDSASDRGFVEVERTSSANRGELARIPFDYLVNATGPRLNFAATEGLGPDGFTVSVCTADHAVEAAKRLAEAMDAMRAGKKQTIVIGTGHGTCTCQGAAFEYLFNVEHEIREAGLRDMARIIYLTNEHQLGDFGVGGMTFKQNGFETTSELWTSSLFRERGVEPIVAAAVQRVEEGKIFYETIDGEKHELEFDFSMLIPPFSGQPFNAYDREGNDITSEIFAPSGFMKVDADYSPKPFEEWRAEDWPETYEVPGYPNMFAAGIAFAPPHQISKPGKSPNGTVIAPAPPRTGMPSGMIGKAVAVTIANRIKDPKAAAQKSSMAHMGAACVASAGTGLRKGTAAAMTMYPVVKDYETYETGRDMKQTTGQIGLYGHWVKLMLHYLFIYKAKALPGWQLIPE
- the fbaA gene encoding class II fructose-bisphosphate aldolase, whose amino-acid sequence is MKELTQVAIATPEVYNEMIDRAKAGKFAYPAINVTSSQTLSAAIKGFADAESDGIIQVSVGGAEYWSGSTVKDRVAGSLAMVAYAKEIAKNYDVNIALHTDHCAKQNIDSWLRPLLELEAEEVKAGRLPFFQSHMWDGSAVPLEENLEIAKELLAMAKAANTILEIEIGAVGGEEDGVVGEINEKLYTTAEDALKTIDALGMGENGRYITALTFGNVHGAYKPGHVKLRPELLGEIQAEVGAKVGKEMPFDLVMHGGSGSTAEEIATAVRNGVIKMNVDTDTQYAFTRPVVDWMLKNYDGVLKIDGEVGNKKKYDPRAWGKEAEAGMAARVVEACERLGSTGTKMK
- a CDS encoding Sir2 family NAD-dependent protein deacetylase yields the protein MFFEDAQEAAHALAAFLEGKRTIVVSGAGTSTDAGLPDYRGTGTTQEPSIDFNMFVTDPVWRAWVWQRNHETWRQMLRMQPTPAHHAIAALERAGLVSGNATQNVDGLDRASGQDNVWELHGSFATVDCIDCSTRFPREEYGELLSALNPGWPETDELPVILAPARRADAERSTFRVAPCPRCGGIVKPSVVFFGEGLPSEAMDGAMSAATAADAVLVVGTSLQVSTGMWVMRQAWAQGGPVAIVNRGATAGDRFADLRVDAGASEVLERTVELLGA